The segment TAAGTAATAACGAAATGCAAATAATCTGGGGTTCTATTTTATCTGGCGAAATCAAACAGCCAGGATCTTTTTCTCTTAGAACTTTAGAAATTTTACGTAGCATATCACAAAAAGAAGCAAAAATATTTCATAAGGTCTCAGCTTATGCAATTAAAAATTTATCACAAAAATATCATTATATTTACAAAGACGATGATTTATTAAGTAAGTTTGGAATCAATTTTTTAGACATTGTTGCTTTAGCAGATATAGGACTTTTAAGCCGAGATTTAGTGTTGTCTTTAGACTGCAAAAACAAGCCAACTATGTTTGCTAAATATAATAATTGGTTTATATTTTTAGAAAGTAACATAGATAAGACAGTTAGTTTTTCTATATGCAAATATACAACCGTTGGAGAGGAATTGTTAACAATAAACAATCCGCATATAAAGAGTATTAACTATTTTAAAGAAATAGCATTAGACTTAAATAAACAAAATGTAAAATTATCATTTGCAGAGATTTATTCTGACATAAATCCAAAAGGGAAAAAATTTTATAGAGAACCTTTAAAATATTTATAAGTTACATGTATGCATTAGGGTTAAGACCAATATTTAATAACGTTATTTTAATACCTAAAGAGGTTTTATATGAGAATAAACCAGATGATAGATAAAATTAAAGAAGCAAACGTTGAAAATAAGTTGGTTGTCTTTATCGGCGCGGGAGTATCCAGTAATTCCGGGTATAAGCCCTGGCAGGAATTAATCCGTGAGATGGATAAAAAGATAAAGTATAGCGAGGACCCGTCTGACAAGCGATACAGCAACGATGAGCTTTTAAGGATACCCCAATATTTTTGCCAGTCAGACCCTGAGGCTTATAAAGAAACTATTGAAGATAATTACAGTTTCCTTCCGGAAAAGACGAACAAGATAATAGATAAAATTCTTGAACTAAAACCACACCATATTATAACTACTAATTTTGATACCCTTATAGAGTTTTCAATAAGGGAAACGGGTAGGAAGATAATAGAAAGCAGGACGCAAAATCACTATGCTTTTATAAGAAAAGACCAGGACCTTATATCTGTCAGCCAAAACAACCTTTTGATAAAGATGCACGGAGACATAAACGAGTTTGACAGTATAGTGTTAAAAGAAGACGATTATTTAAATTACTCTAGTTCTCATATATTAATAGAGACTTTTATAAAGGCCCTTTTAATAGACCATACTTTTTTGTTTGTAGGTTACGGAGTCAACGATTATAACTTAAAACTTATCATGAATTGGGTTGATAACGTAGTTTTAAATTATAAAATGGATAAAGACATAAGACGTCCGCATTTCTTTATTAATCCGGACATAAAACCTCTTTCCAAATTTGACAAGAAGTATTTTGAAACTAAAAATATTTATGTAATAGATGCAGCATCTCTGCCGGCTGCAGTTAAAAACTTAAAGGCAGAGGAGATGTCAAGCGAGCTTGGGAAGAACGTCCTCCGCACTGTTAGATATATAATACGCGGCAACCCAACATCTAATATGGTTAGCTACGTATGCAAAAAGCTTGAGTTTTTCTCTAATTTAGACAGGATTATATTTGAGGATATATTAGACGTGCTGGATGGCGATTCTTTATCTTATAAACTAATAGATGGGGTGCTTTATTGCAGCCGTGATACTGTTAAGTATTCAGAGGCGATGGCTGTCGTTATAAATGTATGTGAGAAGGGGCTAGGCGATAGTGAAGCTGACTTTATAAAAGAGATTCTTATAAAGGCCGGAGTTATAAAGATAGTAATAGCGGGTACATCTAAAAGCACTGAGATAATACTTGAAGATAAAAAGGGAAAAGACGAGACTTTATTTAATGCAATAGTTGAAAGAGATTTTGAAACTATACATGAAAAAATAAAATCAGGAACTGTTGATAAACTGTATCTTGCATATTTGAAGATGTTTGTTGGAGATCCTGGCAGTAAAAAAACACTTATGGAAATCGAAAGCAGTATAGCTGAAGAAAACTATGCCAAGCAGGTGATTTTTGCCCACAATGCCAGCCAATTTATAATCAACATAGCACTTCCCAAAAAGATAGTCGATGTTTTATCATCTGATGAGAAAAGATACATAACGCCGCTTTGCGATTTGGCTTTTGAGTTTACACAGCTTTATGCCGCCTGGGCCATATCTTCTATGGAAATAATGCAGAAATACAGTGCCTTTAATGAAGAGGATATGCAATGGTTCGATGTAAAGGACGACAGTTTTAGTATTTTAAGAAGCAGGATAATAGACACAGTTAAATATTTTATAAGTAACGGGGTTTACACATTCGGGTGCTTAACCGGTGATTTTAATATATCACGTTATTTACATTTGCTCGGGGCTTATATAGATACTATGTTATTTTTTGAGTCTCCGCATTGCCAGAGGGAAAAATGCGATGCCTTCAGGCTTAACAAGGAAGATATGCTCATAATCACAAGTTATATAGAACCGGATGTATTTAAGTTTATGCTTAAAAAAAATAACGTTGAGAAATTAGATTTAAGTAAGGAATGCATAGATTATTTACTTTTAGTTTTAAAGAATGTGATTAAAGAGAGGGCAAGGCGTATTATAAAGGGAGAAGAAGATAACCCTTATCTAGTCAGAGTTACTAAAGCGGCTAATGTGCTTTTAAATCTGTGCGATTTAGGCGAACAGGAGCAGGACGTGATAGAAGATATCGCGGAAAAAATGCCAGATGTTATCTTAAATAAGAATGCTTAAAAAGTTATTAAAGCAGGCATAAAGTGCCTGCTTTTTTATTGTTCAGGAGTTAAGTGAAATCTTGTACGCAGGATTTCTTTTGCTTCCTCTTCGGTTACAGAAATTCGAGTACGCAAAGAGCCTTTTACTTCTGTAAAAGTGTTTCCTATAAGTGAAATGTATCCATCTGGCCTTCTCAGTGCAACAGTTCGCATAGGGAAAGCCGATTCTCCTGTGCATCTAACCAAGTTGGGGCCGTAAAAATCTACCGGTAAATAATTTAGAGGAGTAACAGACAGCAAAGACAGAGTAGTTACTTTATTTTTCACCTCCGGGCGGTAAAGCTCTGCAGTATCAACTTTGGTTTTACCTGATGTCCTGCGGTTTAGCGTATACCAGTAATCAGATTCTTTATTAAACCAGAACGTTTCTCCTTTAACTGTCTGCTCGATACCTTCTTTAAATATCAAGCTGCCGGCTGGCATTGGCCCGCCAAACCCTACGTCGCAGAACAATAGTTCATTATCTAGCTTAATAATGCTGGCACGGTGTGTCGCCGGCATTGGGACAGGGTCGTCTGTCATGAGCATACGGCAGGGACAGGAATATGCATTGAAGCCAAGGGACTGTAAAAGGAGGACGAATAAACCGTTTAACTCAAAACAGTAGCCGCCGCGTTTTCTTATTATAATTTTATTAAACATGTCTTTTGTTAAGAGTGAAACCGGTCGGCGGTAATCTGTTACGTCTAGTGTTTCAAAAGGGATTGAACATTGGTGGGCAAAAACAAGTGCGTCTAGATATTCGCGTGAAGGTTCTTGCTTCTTTATATTAATGCGTTTTAAGTATGCGTCTACGTCGGGTATTGGTTCGTAAAATCCGGTCCAGTCCATTGATTATTGCCTCCTAAGATTTTGCCAATTTCAAAACAAAGTAAGTTTAACACATAAAGAACATCATGTATATACATATAAATATTAAATAAAGATTGAAGTTGGCCGTTGTTTAAATATCTTAATATTTAAATTAATTTAAACATTCAATTTATCGCTAAAATTCTAAGAATTGATAGAGAAAAGCTTATTTTTGTGTTATTGTATATTTATCTATAATGTGCTAAACTTTAAATGCTTTATTTATATAATCTTTATAAATAAATTATTTGAGCTTATAACTTTAACTTATTAAATTCATAAATTTAAATAAATATGGGAATTTTATCTGATATATTACTTTTCAAAAAAATAAGATGGAGGATAAAAAATGCTGTACTCAAAAACTAACGATGTACTAGGAACCGTAAATCGCGGTGATGCTGCGGAATCGGGGCTATGTACCCTTTGCCGTGCGGATTGCATGGGCAAATGTGAGACCTTTCTTTCTAGTATGCTAGGAAGAAAAATGCTATATCCAAGGGACTTTGGTACCGTAACTGCGGGAAGTTCCAACATCAACCCATTAGGCACATCTTATGATTCGCTTAGAATTAACGGCTATAATTATGGGGCGCAAGGGATAACAAATAACCTTACCAATTCTGCTGACGATTGTATTTTTCCAAACGTATCGATAGAAACGGAATTTGGAGGGGAGATCAAGACAAAATCAAGGGTACCGTTAATGACGGGCGCGCTTGGCTCGACGTTTATTGCCGCTAAGTATTGGGAATCTTTTGCCATTGGCGCGGCGCTTAATGGTTTTCCTATAGTTATTGGAGAAAATGTTGTCGGAATAGATAAAGCAGCTATTATCGAAAATGGCAAGATAGTAAAAGCCCCGGAACTGGATAGGCGCATAGGCGTATTTTTAAAATATTACGACGGTTATGGTGCTATTATAGTGCAGATGAACGTGGAAGATACGAATAACGGCGTTGCAGAGTATGTTATCGACAAATATGGCGATAAGGTGATTATAGAGCTAAAGTGGGGGCAAGGAGCCAAAGACATAGGCGGAGAGATCCAGGTAAAAGATTTAGACTATGCTATTTTCCTTAAGAACAGGGGATATGTGGTAGACCCAGATCCGACAAAGCCGGAGGTTCAGCAGGCATTTAAGAGCGGAGCTATTAAATCCTTTGCAAGACACAGCCGATTAGGTTATACTGATATGTCTTCTGTTAATCAGGTAAGGGAAAGCTTTATGGCCTCGGTTGAACGGCTTCGCAAACTAGGGTTTAAGAGGATATCTCTAAAGACCGGGAGTTACGGAATGGAAGCTTTGGCTATGGCAATTAAGTATGCATCAGATGCTAAACTGGACCTGCTTACAATAGACGGGTCTGGCGGCGGAACGGGAATGAGCCCTTGGAACATGATGGAGTCTTGGGGTGTTCCGTCTTTGCTTTTGCATTCAAAAGCATATGAATATGCAAGTATACTTGCTAATAAAGGTGAAAAGGTAGTTGATATGGCTTTTGCAGGCGGCCTTGCACGGGAAGATCATATCTTTAAGGCGCTGGCGTTAGGCGCTCCTTTTGTAAAAATGATCTGCATGGGCAGAGCAATGATGATCCCGGGGTTCCTTGGTTCTAATATTGAAGGCGTTTTAAAACCTGAGAGGAGAGAAGCTATAAATGGAAACTGGAATAAGCTTCCAACGTCTGTTACAGCTATTGGGGCATCGGCGGATGAGATTTTTGCAGGATATCATGATGTACTTAAAAAAGTAGGTAGTGATGAAATGAAGAACATTCCATACGGTGCAATAGCAATTACTACATTAGTAGATAAACTAGGATGCGGATTGCAGCAGCTTATGGCAGGAGCAAGAAAATTTAAGCTAAGCGAGATAGCAAGAAGCGATATTTTCTCAGGAAACAGAGAGACCGAGAAAGAAACGGGAATACCGTTTATTACAGACGTAAAGGATGAAAATGCTAAGAAGATTCTTGAATAATATTTTTCAGGAAATAAAAAGAGCATTGAGAAATTTCTCAATGCTCTTTTTATAATTAATGAGGTTTGCTATTACCTGAATCATGGCACCCGGTACACATTCCTCCGCATGAGCTGCACGAGCTGCAAGGGCTCTTTTTTTTGTCTTTTCTTACTTTAAGTATAGCCAGTATAAATAATGTAAGAAGGCCTAAGCTTAATAATATAGTTGCAATATTATTTATTATAAAATCTAACATTGTAAACCTTCCTTAATTAATTTTCCGCCGATAACTTTCCCTGGCCTAAACAGCAGATATGATATCAGCGCAAATAAGATTACAGATACTAAAGACCAAATTCCAAAGTTTGCGCCGGTTATGAGCATACCTATCTGATATACTACAAGCGATATTGCATAAGCAAATATAGTCTGATAGCCAACTGCAAATATCGTCCATTTAAAGTTACCCATTTCACGCCTGATAGCACCGATAGCAGCAAAACATGGAGCGCATAGTAAGTTAAATACCAGGAACGAAAATGCTGCCAAAGGTGTAAATGCTGCCTGCAAGCTAGACCATATCTCAGCCCCGTTATCTGCAACAACTTCTATTCCGTATAAAACACCGAAAGTTCCAACTACGTTTTCCTTAGCTACTAAACCTGTAATGGTTGCGACCGAAGGTTCCCAGGTACCCCAGCCAAGAGGGGCGAAAACAGGAGCGATAAAACTGCCTAAGACCGCAAGCATAGATTCAGACGTATCGACCATTTCCATCTGCCAGCTAAAGCTTGATAAAAACCAGATTATTCCGCAGGCAATAAATATGATCGTTCCGGCTTTTTTGATAAAGGATTTTCCTCTGTCCCACATATGTATTAAAACAGTCTTGGTGCCCGGTATGTGATATGCCGGAAGCTCCATAACAAAAGGTGCCGCTTCGCCTGCAAAGGCTTTGGTTTTCTTTAATATTATGCCGGATACTATAATGGCCCCGATCCCTATGAAGTAAGCACTGGGTGCCACCCACCATGCACCGCCGAACAAGGCGCCGGCTATTAAAGCTATAATCGGCAGCTTAGCAGAACAAGGTATAAATGTTGTAGTGATTATAGTCATTTTACGGTCCCGTTCGTTTTCTATAGTACGTGCAGCCATGATACCAGGGACGCCGCAGCCTGTTCCGATTAGTATAGGTATAAAAGATTTTCCGGAAAGGCCGAACTTTCTAAATACCCTATCCATGATGAAAGCTATCCGCGCCATGTAGCCGCAGTCTTCTAGTATGGCTAAAAGCAGGAATAAAATGAGCATCTGTGGCAAGAACCCAAGAACTGCGCCAACGCCGCCTATGATGCCGTCAAGGATTAGAGAGGAGAGCCAATTTGCAGTATTTATAGAGGTAAGAAATCCCTCAACGGCAGGCGGGATTATTTCGCCGAAAAGCACATCGTTAGTCCAGTCTGTTAGCCATGCGCCTACGGTCGATACCGAGATATAGTAAACCAAAAACATTACGGCTGCAAAAATAGGTAACGCAAGCCAGCGGTTGGTAATGACTTTATCGATTTTATCCGATGTTGTTAACATCTTAGTATCTTTTTTCTTAACGAAATTTTTAAGTATCTTTTTTATGTAAGCGTATCGTTCATTTGTTATGATACTTTCGCCGTCATCATCTAAAGCAGCCTCGCATTTATTTATAATGCCGCTGATTGTATTTTTGGTTGTTTCGCTTAATTTTAATTTCGACGTAGCGTTTTTGTCGCCTTCAAAGAGCTTAACAGAATACCAACGCACCATATCTTCATCTACGTCGCCTTTGATTAAAGAAGATATTTCAAGCAGCGCTTTTTCTACATCGCTTGAAAAACAGTCTTCCAAAACGCTGATATTTTTACTGCCGGAAAGTTCTATTGCTTTTTTGGCAACTTCTTTTGAACCATATCCTTTAAGGGCGGATGTCTTTATAATATCGCATGAGAGCTCCTCAGATAGTTTTTCAATGTCTATTTTGTCACCTGATTTATCTACTACGTCCATCATGTTAAGCGCGATAACAAGCGGTATCCCAAGTTCTTTTAGCTGCGTAGTTAAGTATAAATTACGTTCTATATTAGTAGCATCGACGATATTTATAATAGCGTCTGGTTTTTCATCCATTAAATAGTTACGTGCGATAACTTCTTCTAAAGTATAGGGCGAAAGCGAATAAATTCCGGGCAGATCCATGATCATGACCCCGGGGCAGCCCTTTAATTTTCCTTCTTTTTTTTCAACTGTAACGCCCGGCCAATTCCCGACATATTGAGAACTGCCGGTCAATGCGTTGAACATTGTAGTCTTGCCGCAATTCGGATTGCCGACAAGTGCAATTTTTATTGACATGATTTTTCCTCCTAAACTATACTGGTTAGCTTTTGCTAACCAAATCCCCCTAAAAAATACAGAGATAACAACCTCTGCAACTACATTACTTCTATCATTTCTGCATCGGCTTTGCGCAAACTTAATTCATATCCGCGGATATTGATTTCAATAGGGTCCCCTAAAGGCGCCACCTTGCGCACAAATACTTTGCATCCTTTGGTTATTCCCATATCCATTATCCTGCGTTTAACAGCACCAGTTCCGTTTAATTTAACAATAGTGACGGTTGAACCGCATTTTGTTTCTTTTAATGTCTGCATTTTATTTTAAACTCCTTTCAAAATTTATACTATTATTCTATTTGCCATTTCACGGCTTATAGCAATCCTTGAATTTTTTATATTTACTATAATGTTACCGCATAATTCGGTTACGACAAAGACTTCTTCGCCTACAACAAAACCAAGAGTCTCAAGGAAGCGCTTTGTGTTGCTTTTTCCGCTTATTTTCTTTATGGAGTTTATCTCTCCGATTTTAGCCATGCTTAAAGGCATATTCTTTTAATCCTTTCTATTTGATTTAAGCAATCGGGTTAGCTCTGGCTAACTTAACTGCCAAATAATTTGGTTAGCAATCACTAACCAATTAGATTATAGCAGTTAATGATTTTATTGTCAATAATTAATAAAAAATTTTAACAAAATTATAGTAAAATCTATATTAAAGTGTTATTACTTAAAAGAACAATTTTTAGTTTTAAACGTCTTATATTAAGAATAAAGATACCAGGAGGCAAAAAACTTGAAAAAGTTTATCCCATTTTTTTTAATAGTGATTTTAATCCTTTGTTTTACAGGGTGTGAAAATCAAGAAGCAGGCAGTAATGCAGCGCAAACCAGTATTGTAAAATCAGAAAGCGAAATCAAAGAGATAGCATATGATTATTTAAGCGATGCTGAAAAGGATACAGTTTTAAATTATGAAAGTGCAGAAGTTAAAGGATATAAATGCAGCGAAGACCATGTTATCGGTGGCCTTAATGGGCAGGTGAATATAAATGATAAAGACACATATATGGTTACGTTTAATACTACTGATGATGCTTTACTAGGGCCTATAACCGTTTATATCGATAAAAATTCTTACGGTGTCTTAGGCATAGATTACAGAGATTAAAAAAGCCTGAAAGGCTTTTTTAATTTGCTTATTTTGTTTAAAATTAATAATTAAAAAAAGTATATTTTTGATATATAATAATAGATAAGATTTTTAATAAATGAACGAAAGGCAACAAATGAAGCAGCTTACTAATCTGTTTTTAACTTTTGTCAAGATAGGCTTGGTGTCTTTTGGCGGAGGCTACTCCAACCTTCCTATTTTACAATATGAGATAGTTGAGAAGAAGAACTGGGTCACAAATGAAGAATTAATTGACTATTATGCGATAGGGCAGTGTGCCCCGGGTATTATTTTCATTAATGTGGCTGTTTTTGTCGGAAGGAAAATTAAAGGGGTATTAGGCGGTATAACTGCAGCTTTGGGCGTTGTTTTTCCATCTTTGTTAGTGATAACGATAGTCGCAACTTTTATAAGTAATTTTTCCGATCTGCCTATAGTAAAAAGTGCATTTGTGGGTATAAGGGCATGCGTATGTGCGCTTATAGCAAATGCTGTCATAAAACTATGGAAAAATTCTGTTTTAGATATTTTTACAGCAGTAATCTTTTTTGGTGTTTTCATATCAGTGGCATTTATGGATGTATCTCCTGTCATCGTAGTTATTTTAGCAGCGGTTACCGGTATCGCCGTAAAAAGTAGAGGAGGTAAGAAAGTATGATTTACCTCCAGTTATTTTATGAATTTTTCAAAGTGGGGCTGTTTGCATTTGGGGGCGGACTTGCAACCATTCCGTTTTTATATGACATAGCAGACAGGACAGGCTGGTTCACGTACCAGCAGCTTGCAGACATGGTTGCAGTTTCAGAATCTACTCCAGGCCCCATCGGCATCAATATGGCGACATATGTCGGGTTTACTTCAAAGGGAATATTAGGAGCGGTGGTAGCAACATTTGGTTTGGTAGCTCCGTCTGTAATTTTAATACTTATAGTGGCAAAGTTTTTAAAATCGTATAATGAGAACAAAATAGTTCGGTCTGTCTTTTATGGTATACGCCCAGCTTCAACGGGGCTGATAGCCGCAGCGGGTTATACTATTGTAACTATGTCTTTAATTAATATAGACTTATTTAGCAGTACAGGCCTTTTGCTTGATTTATTAAACTTAAAAGCTATTCTGCTTGCAATAGCTGTATTAATTGTTTTGATTAAATTTAAAAAAATAAATCCGATATTTTTAATACTTCTTTCAGCTGTGATAGGAATGGTATTTAGTTTTTAAAAAAAAGCAACGCACTTTGTTATGCGTTGTCTTTTAAATGTGCAGTTTTTTGTTTCAGATCCTCAAGTGAATTAAATTTGACCCCGCTTTCAATAACGCTTCTTTTAACGATTCCCGGAAGGGCAGTGAAATAATCGCGCATTTCAGATGTCCACCCCCAAAAATCATCTATAAAGCTGCTGTTTTCCATAAAATCACCTCTTAAATTAGTATCTCAAATGATAAAATTTTTATCCTTAAATATTCTTTGCAAATAAATTAAACTATATGTTATAATATAAAAAAATAATGAAACTTTTTAGGTTCCTCAAACGGATTAATAGGGAAGTTTGTGAAAATCAAACACAGCCCCCGCTGCCGTAACGGGATATGCAAAGTGCCGATTTAGGTATCAGCCACTGGCTTAATTGTTGGGAAGGCGCACTCTTGTTTTAGGCCCGGAGTCGGAAGACCTGCCTTAGAAGATTTGTTCGTCTTTCGGAGGGAAAGATTGTCTTTTTTGTTTTAAAAAATTTTGTCCTTGCGACGAGGCGGCATTTATTTTTATTTTGATTTAAGGAGAAGAAATAAAATGAAAAAGATGAAAAGAATCTTAAGTTTGCTTGTCGCAATGGTGCTTGTAGCCGCTATTTTTGCAGGGTGCTCATCCTCGTCTACTCAAACAAGCGATGAAAATCTATTAAGCTGTACTATAACTATAGATGCAACTACAGCTAGTGAAGCAGGATATGAAGGAGCCGGTGACGGCGTTATGCTGGCGGAGACAACAGTTAATTTTAGCGAAGGCGAAACGGCATATGACGTTTTAAGCGACGTGGCACAGCAAAACGACTTTCCGGTTGTAAAGGCAGATGCTTCTGGTTTTGTCTATATAACTGGCATAAATTCACTTTCAGAAGGTGATATAGGTTCTTACTCAGGCTGGATGTACAGCGTCAACGGAGAATATGTTCAGGTAAGCTGTTCTGAATATGAAGTTCAAGAGGGAGACGCTTTGGTATTTATATATACTTGTGACGGAGGTACAGATATAGGGGCATGGTAAAAATACGCCATATATTTAATATATACCACCCTTTAGTAATATTTATATACATTGCTGCAGCGCTTATCTTTACAATGCTTACGTTAAATCCATGTCTTGTATTGATATCGCTTGTCTGCGGCAGTATCTATTCGATATACTTAAATGGCTCAAGGCATTTTATATCGACATTAAAAATTGCATTTCCTATGTTTTTGATAATCGCACTGTTTAACCCCCTATTAAATCATAGGGGGCTAACGGTGCTTTTTTATCTGTTTGACAATCCGATTACAAAAGAATCTATTATTTACGGAGTATGCCAGGCGGGCGTTATCAGCTCTGTTTTTATATGGTTCTCGTGTTATAACGCTATTATGTTAAACGATAAGTTTTTATATTTATTTAAAAAAATTTCTCCGACTATTTCACTTATGACTTCTATGACAATGCGGCTTATCCCGCTTATTAAATATAAGGCAACTAGGATATTCAGTTTCTCAAAAGCAGTTGAAGGAGGAAAAAGAAACAGCGCAAAAGGCGCAGTTAAAAAGACGACGGTACTTATGTACGATATAATGGAACAAAGTATAATAACTGCCGATTCTATGCGATGCCGCGGTTTTGGAGTAAAAAAGCGTACTTCTTATTCGGATTTTCGCTTTAGGACCCACGATTATATAGCAGTCGTAGTTTTGGCCTTTTTAATTTTAGCAAATGCCTTTTTATTTATAAAATTAGATGAAGGTTTTGCTTTTTATCCGAAGTTAATTAATATAAGCAAGCCTATATTATACTACCTGCCGTACATCATACTATTAGTTTTTCCGCTTTTGCTAGAGATAAAGGAGAGTATTTTATGGAAGATTTAAAGATAGACAACCTGTCGTTTTATTATCCCGATGGCACAAAGGCTGTAAGCAGCTTAAATGCAAAGCTGAGTGGCGGGTCGTTTACTTTGATATGCGGAAAATCCGGTAGCGGTAAGACGACGCTTTTAAGGAACTTAAAAAAAGAGATAGCTCCTACAGGAAAAAGAACAGGTGAAGTTTTTATTGGGGGAAAAAGCTTAGATAGCATATCTTTTAAGGAGTCAGCTGAAAAGATAGGGTTTGTAAGGCAAAACCCAGAGGAGCAAATAGTTACGGACAGTGTTAAAAACGAACTCGCATTTGGACTTGAAAATTTGGGGTTTAAAAGCGAAATCATACGCAGGCGCGTTTCGGAAGTATCTAGTTTTTTTGGTATAGATTCCTGGTTTGAAAAAGACACTTTTTCACTTTCAGACGGGCAGAAACAAATATTGAATTTAGCTTCTGCAGTTGTTATGCAGCCGGAAATATTAGTATTAGATGAGCCGACGGCATACTTAGACCCTATTGCATCCAAAGAGTTTTTACAGGTACTAAAACGTATAAATTTAGAACTTGGGATGACTGTTATATTATCCGAACACGATTTAGAGGATGTGCTTTTGATGGCAGACAACGTCTTATTTATGGAAGAAGGCGGGCAAAGGTTTTTTGGAAGTGCAAGGGGAT is part of the Eubacteriales bacterium genome and harbors:
- a CDS encoding chromate transporter gives rise to the protein MKQLTNLFLTFVKIGLVSFGGGYSNLPILQYEIVEKKNWVTNEELIDYYAIGQCAPGIIFINVAVFVGRKIKGVLGGITAALGVVFPSLLVITIVATFISNFSDLPIVKSAFVGIRACVCALIANAVIKLWKNSVLDIFTAVIFFGVFISVAFMDVSPVIVVILAAVTGIAVKSRGGKKV
- a CDS encoding chromate transporter, which codes for MIYLQLFYEFFKVGLFAFGGGLATIPFLYDIADRTGWFTYQQLADMVAVSESTPGPIGINMATYVGFTSKGILGAVVATFGLVAPSVILILIVAKFLKSYNENKIVRSVFYGIRPASTGLIAAAGYTIVTMSLINIDLFSSTGLLLDLLNLKAILLAIAVLIVLIKFKKINPIFLILLSAVIGMVFSF
- a CDS encoding DUF4430 domain-containing protein; protein product: MKKMKRILSLLVAMVLVAAIFAGCSSSSTQTSDENLLSCTITIDATTASEAGYEGAGDGVMLAETTVNFSEGETAYDVLSDVAQQNDFPVVKADASGFVYITGINSLSEGDIGSYSGWMYSVNGEYVQVSCSEYEVQEGDALVFIYTCDGGTDIGAW
- a CDS encoding energy-coupling factor transporter transmembrane component T, giving the protein MVKIRHIFNIYHPLVIFIYIAAALIFTMLTLNPCLVLISLVCGSIYSIYLNGSRHFISTLKIAFPMFLIIALFNPLLNHRGLTVLFYLFDNPITKESIIYGVCQAGVISSVFIWFSCYNAIMLNDKFLYLFKKISPTISLMTSMTMRLIPLIKYKATRIFSFSKAVEGGKRNSAKGAVKKTTVLMYDIMEQSIITADSMRCRGFGVKKRTSYSDFRFRTHDYIAVVVLAFLILANAFLFIKLDEGFAFYPKLINISKPILYYLPYIILLVFPLLLEIKESILWKI